The following proteins are encoded in a genomic region of Brachypodium distachyon strain Bd21 chromosome 1, Brachypodium_distachyon_v3.0, whole genome shotgun sequence:
- the LOC100836120 gene encoding LRR receptor-like serine/threonine-protein kinase GSO1: MARAAPRFSSVMPAAWLLLVVLVSCTAAAAGDDGDVLLDVKAAFSQDPEGVLDGWSADAAGSLGFCSWSGVTCDAAGLRVSGLNLSGAGLAGPVPSALSRLDALQTIDLSSNRLTGSIPPALGRLGRSLEVLMLYSNDLASEIPASIGRLAALQVLRLGDNPRLSGPIPDSLGELSNLTVLGLASCNLTGAIPRRLFARLSGLTALNLQENSLSGPIPAGIGAIAGLQVISLANNNLTGVIPPELGSLAELQKLNLGNNTLEGPIPPELGALGELLYLNLMNNSLTGRIPRTLGALSRVRTLDLSWNMLTGGIPAELGRLTELNFLVLSNNNLTGRIPGELCGDEEAESMMSLEHLMLSTNNLTGEIPGTLSRCRALTQLDLANNSLSGNIPPALGELGNLTDLLLNNNSLSGELPPELFNLTELGTLALYHNELTGRLPGSIGNLRSLRILYAYENQFTGEIPESIGECSTLQMMDFFGNQLNGSIPASIGNLSRLTFLHLRQNELSGEIPPELGDCRRLEVLDLADNALSGEIPGTFDKLQSLEQFMLYNNSLSGAIPDGMFECRNITRVNIAHNRLSGSLVPLCGSARLLSFDATNNSFQGGIPAQLGRSASLQRVRLGSNALSGPIPPSLGRIAALTLLDVSCNALTGGIPDALSRCAQLSHVVLNNNRLSGPVPAWLGTLPQLGELTLSTNEFSGAMPVELSNCSKLLKLSLDGNLINGTVPHEIGRLASLNVLNLARNQLSGPIPATVARLGNLYELNLSQNHLSGRIPPDMGKLQELQSLLDLSSNDLIGKIPASLGSLSKLEDLNLSHNALVGTVPSQLAGMSSLVQLDLSSNQLEGRLGDEFSRWPEDAFSDNAALCGNHLRGCGDGVRRGRSALHSASIALVSTAVTLTVVLLVIVLVLMARRRGRMSGEVNCTGFSSSLGNTNRQLVIKGSARREFRWEAIMEATANLSDQFAIGSGGSGTVYRAELSTGETVAVKRIASMDSDMLLHDKSFAREIKILGRVRHRHLVKLLGFLAHGADRGGSMLIYEYMENGSLYDWLHGGGGEGGKKKRALSWDARLKVAAGLVQGVEYLHHDCVPRVVHRDIKSSNLLLDADMEAHLGDFGLAKAVAENRQGAKECTESASFFAGSYGYMAPECAYSLKATEKSDVYSTGIVLMELVTGLLPTDKTFGGDVDMVRWVQSRVEAPSQARDQVFDPALKPLAPREESSMAEALEVALRCTRPAPGERPTARQISDLLLHISMDYYRTGEHKR, translated from the exons ATGGCGCGCGCGGCTCCGCGGTTCTCCTCGGTGATGCCGGCCgcgtggctgctgctggtggttcTAGTTTCctgcacggcggcggccgccggcgatgaCGGCGACGTGCTGTTGGATGTGAAGGCCGCGTTCTCGCAGGACCCCGAGGGTGTCCTGGATGGCTGGTccgcggacgccgccggctcccTGGGATTCTGCTCCTGGTCCGGCGTGACGTGCGACGCGGCGGGGCTCAGGGTGTCCGGCCTGAACCTCTCCGGCGCGGGCCTAGCCGGGCCGGTGCCCAGCGCGCTTTCGCGGCTCGACGCGCTCCAGACGATCGACCTGTCCTCGAACCGGCTCACGGGCTCCATCCCGCCGGCGCTGGGGCGTCTGGGAAGAAGCCTCGAGGTCCTGATGCTCTACTCCAACGACCTCGCCAGCGAGATCCCCGCCTCGATCGGCAGGCTCGCGGCGCTCCAGGTGCTCCGCCTCGGCGACAACCCGCGCCTTTCGGGCCCCATCCCGGACTCGCTCGGGGAACTCTCCAACCTCACCGTGCTGGGCCTCGCGTCCTGCAACCTCACCGGCGCGATCCCGAGGCGCCTCTTCGCGCGGCTGTCGGGGCTCACGGCGCTCAACCTGCAGGAGAACTCGCTCTCCGGGCCGATCCCGGCCGGCATCGGCGCCATCGCCGGGCTCCAGGTGATCTCTCTCGCCAACAACAATCTCACGGGCGTCATACCGCCGGAGCTCGGGAGCCTGGCCGAGCTCCAGAAGCTCAACCTGGGGAATAACACGCTTGAGGGCCCCATACCGCCGGAGCTCGGCGCGCTCGGGGAGCTCCTGTACCTCAACCTCATGAACAACAGCCTCACGGGACGCATCCCGCGGACGCTCGGCGCGCTCTCGCGCGTGCGCACGCTGGACCTTTCCTGGAACATGCTCACCGGAGGGATCCCCGCCGAGCTCGGCCGGCTCACGGAGCTCAACTTCCTCGTGCTCTCCAACAACAACTTGACCGGCCGCATCCCGGGCGAGCTTTGTGGAGACGAAGAAGCAGAGTCCATGATGAGCCTTGAGCACCTGATGCTCTCGACCAACAACCTCACGGGGGAGATACCGGGCACGCTGTCGCGGTGCCGTGCGCTCACGCAGCTCGATTTGGCCAACAACAGCCTCTCCGGGAACATCCCGCCCGCGCTCGGCGAGCTCGGGAACCTCACGGACCTGCTGCTCAACAACAACAGCCTctcgggcgagctgccgccggagctctTCAACCTCACCGAGCTCGGCACTCTCGCATTGTACCACAACGAGCTCACGGGCCGGCTGCCGGGCTCCATCGGCAACCTCAGGAGCCTCCGCATTCTCTACGCGTACGAGAACCAGTTCACGGGCGAGATACCGGAGTCCATCGGAGAGTGCTCGACGCTGCAGATGATGGACTTCTTCGGGAACCAGCTGAACGGGAGCATACCGGCGTCCATTGGGAACTTGTCCAGGCTCACGTTCCTTCACCTCCGGCAGAACGAGCTGTCCGGGGAAATTCCCCCGGAGCTCGGCGACTGCCGTCGGCTCGAAGTCCTTGACTTGGCCGACAACGCTCTGTCCGGGGAAATCCCGGGCACGTTCGACAAGCTCCAGTCGCTGGAGCAGTTCATGCTGTACAACAACTCGCTGTCGGGCGCCATCCCGGACGGCATGTTCGAGTGCCGGAACATCACCCGTGTCAACATCGCGCACAACCGGCTCTCCGGCAGCCTCGTGCCGCTCTGCGGCTCCGCGAGGCTGCTGTCGTTCGACGCCACCAACAACTCGTTCCAGGGCGGCATCCCGGCGCAGCTCGGCCGGTCGGCTTCGCTGCAGCGGGTGCGGCTCGGGAGCAACGCGCTCTCCGGGCCGATCCCGCCGTCGCTCGGCCGCATCGCGGCCCTGACTCTGCTCGACGTGTCCTGCAACGCGCTCACGGGCGGCATTCCGGACGCGCTCTCGCGGTGCGCGCAGCTCAGCCACGTCGTCCTTAACAACAACCGGCTGTCTGGCCCCGTGCCGGCATGGCtcggcacgctgccgcagctcGGCGAGCTGACGCTCTCCACCAACGAGTTCTCCGGCGCGATGCCCGTGGAGCTAAGCAACTGCTCCAAGCTACTGAAGCTCTCGCTCGATGGCAACCTGATCAATGGAACAGTGCCGCATGAAATCGGCAGGTTGGCTTCCCTCAACGTGCTGAACCTCGCGCGGAACCAGCTCTCCGGCCCGATTCCAGCCACCGTCGCGAGGCTCGGCAACCTGTACGAGCTGAATTTGTCGCAGAATCACCTGTCGGGCCGGATCCCACCTGACATGGGCAAGCTGCAGGAGTTGCAGAGCCTGCTGGATTTGAGCAGCAACGATCTCATCGGCAAAATCCCTGCATCACTTGGGTCTCTGTCCAAGCTGGAGGATTTGAACCTTTCGCACAATGCTCTGGTTGGCACAGTGCCGTCGCAGCTCGCAGGAATGAGCAGCTTGGTGCAGCTGGACCTTTCGAGCAATCAGCTGGAAGGGAGGCTAGGCGATGAGTTCTCCCGGTGGCCCGAGGATGCCTTCTCCGACAATGCAGCGCTCTGCGGCAACCATTTAAGAGGCTGCGGCGACGGTGTGCGACGTGGCCGGTCTGCGCTGCACTCGGCGTCGATCGCTCTGGTGTCAACGGCGGTCACGCTGACTGTTGTTCTCCTGGTGATCGTGCTCGTGCTGATggcgcggcgccgcgggcGGATGTCCGGGGAAGTGAACTGCACGGGGTTCTCGTCAAGCCTGGGCAACACAAACCGGCAGCTCGTGATCAAGGgctcggcgcggcgggagTTCCGGTGGGAGGCGATCATGGAGGCCACGGCCAACCTAAGCGACCAGTTCGCCATCGGCTCCGGGGGCTCCGGGACAGTGTACAGGGCGGAGCTGTCAACGGGCGAGACGGTGGCCGTGAAGAGGATCGCGAGCATGGACAGCGACATGCTTCTGCACGACAAGAGCTTCGCGAGGGAGATCAAGATCCTGGGCCGGGTCAGGCACCGGCACCTGGTGAAGCTCCTCGGGTTCCTCGCCCACGGTGCCGACCGTGGCGGCAGCATGCTCATCTACGAGTATATGGAGAACGGGAGCCTGTACGACTGgctgcacggcggcggcggcgaaggaggcAAGAAGAAGCGTGCGCTGAGCTGGGACGCCCGGCTCAAGGTCGCGGCGGGGCTGGTGCAGGGCGTGGAGTACCTCCACCACGACTGCGTGCCCCGGGTGGTGCACCGGGACATCAAGTCCAGCAACTTGCTCCTCGACGCCGACATGGAGGCGCACCTCGGCGACTTCGGCCTCGCCAAGGCCGTCGCCGAGAACCGCCAGGGCGCCAAGGAGTGCACCGAGTCGGCATCCTTCTTCGCCGGATCATACGGGTACATGGCCCCAG AGTGTGCTTACAGCTTGAAGGCGACGGAGAAGAGCGACGTGTACAGTACTGGCATCGTGCTCATGGAGCTCGTCACCGGGCTCCTGCCGACCGACAAGACCTTCGGCGGCGACGTGGACATGGTGAGGTGGGTGCAGTCCCGGGTGGAGGCGCCGTCGCAGGCCAGAGACCAGGTGTTCGACCCGGCGCTCAAGCCGCTGGCGCCGCGAGAGGAGTCGTCCATGGCGGAGGCCCTTGAGGTGGCCCTCCGGTGCacgaggccggcgccgggggagAGGCCCACGGCGCGGCAGATCTCTGATCTGCTGCTTCACATTTCGATGGATTACTATCGAACCGGCGAGCACAAGCGCTAG
- the LOC100836427 gene encoding uncharacterized protein LOC100836427, with product MPATPTIIGALLGLGTQMYSNALRKLPYMRHPWEHVLGMGLGVVFVHQLVKWDEKLKQDLDKMLERAKQANERRYFDEDDD from the exons ATGCCGGCGACGCCGACCATCATCGGTGCCCTGCTGGGGCTGGGCACCCAGATGTACTCCAACGCCCTGCGCAAGCTCCCCTACATGCGCC ACCCTTGGGAGCATGTATTGGGAATGGGTCTGGGTGTAGTGTTTGTTCACCAACTGGTGAAGTGGGATGAGAAGCTCAAGCAGGATCTGGACAAGATGCTTGAGCGTGCAAAGCAGGCCAACGAGCGGCGCTACTTTG ATGAAGACGACGATTAG